One Leptolyngbya sp. SIO1E4 genomic window, TCTTCTTGATCGGCAGGAGAATAGGACGGACGCATGAGGGCATAGAACGGCATCCCCCAGGGGGAATCGATGCGGCTAACGGTGCCAGAATAAATCAGACGGCGACGGATATGTTCTGCCAGAGCTTCGCTGAGCGATGTTTGACGATCGGGGGGAAAGTCTTCTTGCGATCGCTCATGCAGAAATTCGATCAGTTCCATGAACTGAAAAGACGTAATTAGCTGGGCATCTGGGATACCCGCCTGTAATTTTCTTTCGATCAAGCGCTTTTCTTCAGAAGTCAGGCTGGTTCCCGAAATACGAGGTTTACCAGGCTTCCAAGGATAACGCTCCATCCAAACGTAAGGAAACTGAATGAGGTATCGCGGTTCTTGAGACCCCAGCATCTTGAGGAGCCGACCTTCAGTGAGTGCCTGTTGCAGCTCATTGACGATGGCTTTCACCCGTTTGGGCTCAATATGATGGAGATGCCCGGTCATGCGCAAATTTTCGCCTTGTTCCAGGTATGTCATGTAGATCGCGCATTTGGCAGCGGTTGCCGCTGCATCTAGAAAGGCCCCATGTCGGTGTCCTCCTGTTCGCATTGCGCTGAAGGCCAGATACAGCAGTATCTGATCCATTGCGCTTGGGCCGAGTTGGCGGACTAAATCCATATCGTTCGTCACAGAACCAGACGTGTTTCCCATATCTCGATATCCAATACCGTCGATGAGTTCCCGTGTTTAGGCAAGGTTTTTCGATTCAAAAAGTGCGCCTTCAATAAGGCCCATAACTCATAAACCTTCTACCTACGCCATAGCGTGGAATTTTGGGTGACCTACGGACGGAATCGTTAACGATGCTACAACTTATACGGCTTTTTTGCGACTCCGACCAGATTGCTAAGTTCATCAATGCACCGAGAAATTGAAACCAAACAATTTTGGTGGTGGCTGATGAAACCCTTGTGGCATTTGCTTTCCCTGCTTTTGGTCAAACAAAATTTTTGAAGGTATAGGC contains:
- the hetR gene encoding heterocyst differentiation master regulator HetR, translating into MTNDMDLVRQLGPSAMDQILLYLAFSAMRTGGHRHGAFLDAAATAAKCAIYMTYLEQGENLRMTGHLHHIEPKRVKAIVNELQQALTEGRLLKMLGSQEPRYLIQFPYVWMERYPWKPGKPRISGTSLTSEEKRLIERKLQAGIPDAQLITSFQFMELIEFLHERSQEDFPPDRQTSLSEALAEHIRRRLIYSGTVSRIDSPWGMPFYALMRPSYSPADQEERTYIMLEDTARYFRMMREWAECKGETVRMLEELDIPPEKLTEAISELDEVIRTWADKYHEVGGRPMVVQMALGQQHADTTHLEFEQD